In Mixophyes fleayi isolate aMixFle1 chromosome 4, aMixFle1.hap1, whole genome shotgun sequence, the following proteins share a genomic window:
- the NEUROG1 gene encoding neurogenin-1, translating to MDSAYSDYDASSQMSFSPSEDEDCSSLQSSSSFSSGHLTSPAPTPEKCEADKEKKRKRGRTRVKNEAVLHTIKKTRRVKANDRERSRMHNLNSALDELRDILPCFPDDTKLTKIETLRFAHNYIWALSETLRLADQTKDKPQKELVYPGYMSPTAPPSPGSDAGSWMSSASPSSSSLSACTSNPSSPAMSEDCYYGPKKNLFSLHTMPQHLIQHSSCFIQYQ from the coding sequence ATGGACAGCGCATACTCTGACTATGACGCCTCCAGCCAGATGTCATTCTCCCcatcagaagatgaagattgCTCCAGTCTTCAGTCCTCATCTTCTTTCTCTTCTGGACACCTCACTTCTCCAGCGCCAACTCCAGAGAAGTGTGAGGCAGACAAGGAGAAGAAGAGGAAAAGGGGAAGGACCAGAGTGAAAAACGAAGCTGTCCTCCACACCATCAAAAAAACCAGGAGGGTGAAAGCTAATGACAGAGAGAGGAGCAGGATGCACAATCTTAACTCAGCTTTGGATGAACTCCGAGACATTTTGCCCTGCTTCCCTGACGACACCAAGCTAACTAAAATTGAGACCTTGCGATTTGCTCACAATTACATCTGGGCTCTATCTGAAACCTTGAGGTTAGCTGACCAGACCAAAGACAAACCTCAGAAAGAACTGGTGTATCCTGGGTATATGAGTCCTACAGCCCCACCCAGCCCTGGCAGTGATGCTGGTTCATGGATGTCCTCTGCCTCTCCATCCTCTTCCTCTTTATCAGCCTGCACCTCTAACCCAAGCAGCCCTGCCATGTCTGAAGATTGTTACTATGGTCCTAAGAAAAACCTCTTTTCACTACACACCATGCCACAACACCTTATCCAGCACTCGTCATGCTTTATTCAGTATCAATAG